One segment of Engraulis encrasicolus isolate BLACKSEA-1 chromosome 7, IST_EnEncr_1.0, whole genome shotgun sequence DNA contains the following:
- the LOC134452979 gene encoding protein FAM161A-like — translation MKEMWLPHRNAVIRHSCLRTPIRDYEGPRPASDDLYYLSLKAHCSVREPQYNQLRYTESIDRHDRTQETKSDAAISNLELVVQGRECASPEEVEERHGGDVKDTYPDSDPGPTAYGPPPSSDGGSSMAWMWDRFNVDDYCPRQDPEPEVFKPKAVEAKPRVTKVQPFQMTLREEERRRRKPSQAWEEVKVELVKPPQFKANPVPPRSRIAIYHKMVEECERQRKILHDRRMKFLQDMQCPFTRQDRHRQRHHTAKANTTSSSATRSAGGSVTQNAMAHEEEMPTFQPAINHKVPDFPQLQRSFEVKLRQVRQKKQPTIPQPFSFEANVSGQKISGAKELPRSVRCHGDTKATTAAAPASKAVAPPRSPRNTKATMLRDQVVRKRLACVAVRGAEEERQRDTRAMLQKEIGMWVAAHNWISSANKEKAQYYRRAMRARSAEYQAQLTEILDRVNHRPLMLNTLFNPCTSGDHSVLMQEPFVIDEKFTLEPWPTCDHSNTLN, via the exons ATGAAGGAGATGTGGCTACCTCACCGCAATGCGGTTATCAGGCACAGTTGTTTGCGTACACCAATCCGCGACTATGAAGGACCTCGGCCTGCCTCAGACGATTTGTATTACCTCAGTTTGAAAGCGCACTGTTCTGTTCGAGAG CCACAATACAATCAACTCAGGTACACTGAGTCCATTGACCGCCATGACAGAACTCAGGAAACCAAAAG TGACGCCGCAATAAGCAACCTGGAGCTGGTTGTTCAGGGGAGGGAATGCGCCTCtcctgaggaggtggaggagaggcatGGTGGTGATGTCAAAGACACATATCCAGACTCAGACCCAGGACCCACAGCATATGGACCCCCACCGAGCAGTGATGGAGGCAGTAGCATGGCGTGGATGTGGGACCGCTTCAATGTTGACGACTACTGCCCTAGGCAAGATCCAGAGCCTGAGGTTTTTAAGCCCAAGGCTGTGGAGGCCAAGCCCCGGGTGACCAAG GTGCAGCCCTTCCAGATGACCCTGAGGGAGGAGGAGCGTCGGAGGCGGAAGCCCTCCCAGGCCTgggaggaggtgaaggtggagcTCGTGAAGCCCCCCCAGTTCAAGGCCAACCCCGTGCCCCCCAGGAGCCGCATCGCCATCTACCACAAGATGGTGGAGGAGTGCGAGAGGCAGCGCAAGATCCTGCACGACAGGCGCATGAAGTTCCTCCAGGACATGCAGTGCCCCTTCACCAGGCAAGACCGCCACCGCCAACGCCACCACACGGCAAaggccaacaccacctcctcctcggcCACCAGAAGTGCTGGTGGTAGCGTTACGCAAAACGCAATGGCTCATGAGGAGGAGATGCCAACGTTCCAGCCCGCCATCAACCACAAGGTGCCAGACTTCCCGCAGCTGCAGCGGTCGTTTGAGGTGAAGCTGAGGCAGGTCAGGCAGAAGAAGCAGCCCACCATCCCTCAGCCGTTCAGCTTCGAGGCCAACGTGTCTGGCCAGAAGATCAGCGGCGCCAAGGAGCTGCCAAGAAGTGTGAGGTGCCATGGTGACACGAAggccacaacagcagcagcacctgcGAGCAAGGCAGTGGCTCCTCCCAGGTCACCGAGGAACACCAAGGCTACGATGCTGCGAGACCAGGTTGTGAG GAAGAGACTGGCATGTGTGGCGGTGAgaggggcagaggaagagaggcagagagacaccaGAGCCATGCTCCAGAAAGAGATTGGCATGTGGGTTGCTGCTCACAACTGGATCAGCTCTGCCAACAAGGAGAAGGCCCAGTATTACAG GAGGGCAATGAGGGCGCGCAGTGCTGAGTACCAGGCCCAGCTGACTGAGATATTGGACCGCGTCAACCACAGACCCTTGATGCTCAACACCCTCTTTAAC CCATGTACTTCAGGTGACCACAGTGTCCTGATGCAGGAGCCCTTCGTCATAGATGAGAAGTTCACTCTGGAGCCTTGGCCGACTTGTGACCACAGCAATACCCTCAACTAA